The sequence AAATATATGATAGGATGTTATTGTGGTTTTCAGCTATTAGCCTTAGAAATATGAGTATTTGACATCTTTTGTTGACAAAGATATATTAGAATGAATAATAAAGGAAAGAATCCATGTACGGGTTATAGTCTAGTCTAAATAAAAGTTTCGTTCTAGAAAGGTGAAGTAAATTGTAACAACAACAAACGGTCAAATTGAGTCGTAAACAAATTAAGCTGTTCATAAACAATTTGGGCTCAACTCGATAAAAAACTCATTcatgttcatttgtttataaataaactaagcttgagccttagttttaggcttgtttgataaacaagccgagcccaaacaaaaaaaattgtttgggaACAAGCTCGTGAACAATAAGGCTCGATAAAAACATGCCGAGTTTAAGCTCATTTATAGCTTGATATATGTTTACTAAATAAACTAATTATTAtgacattacacatattttaaaatgttaatttatagcttgtttattcatatatgttttagaatgttaatttatttaaatttgtgaaGAATATATCTGCATAGATGACAAatgtgaatgtaaaaattgtattttgaacaattattCAAGCTATAGACAATGAATGATAAATGGAtggatttaattatgtaaagttgtaatttgaaCAATTTCTAATCATGAGTGGAATTAgaagcatgataaaatgagtatattattgttttttgtttacttgATTTTTGGTGATATAAGCATTtgataatacaatttttttggatCCCAAACTAAAACGCTTGACTTGAGCTCGAGTTTGAGCTCAAacttggcttgactaattaatcaagccaagtCAAGCCGAGCTCAAGTTTTTTAACATTCTCACAACCTTGAGTTCAAACATTGTTTTTAAGCTTGTCTTAACCTCAAACCAAGTTTGagcatttaatttttattgacgAGCTAAGCTTAAACATGCACTACTCGACAAAGCTTGGCTCGTTTACAGCCATACGGTcaaagttcaacaaaaataaaaacctctgATTTCCAAATTGCACAATTAatgttttcacaattttttaaaaacccaattTACATTGTGGGAAAGTTGGCCCCGAGTTGGTTTGTAACATCTAAATCCTTTTACATTTGTTAGATTCGGTAGTTTCTTAGATCCTAGTTTGAAACAGCAAGGCTTCAGAAATACAGGTCGAATAATAACAGATGTTCATTGTGTAATGTGCGTTCAGCCCTAAATCATTATTACTTTCAAAGCATAACACACGGTTTAAACAACTTTTGAACTTTTAAGACAATCGCAAGATCACAATTTCTAAGTGGAATATAGCTGAGTTGATAGCAATTGACCTTACTCTGCAACTTATGTTTCCCATGTGGTAAATATGTCAAAGTTATTGGCACTTCGTCACAAGCTAAATTGAGTCAGCACAAACAACACAGCACCAACAATTTTAGATTGCTCGGTAGCAAATCAATGCTGTGTTTTTTAAACATGAATATTTTTAAACTGTATTCATGTCGGCTGCTGCTAATCAACATTTTGCAGGCCCCGTATGTGTCAAGGTTGTTACTTAAATAGTAATAAACCAAGAACTCGATCCCATATCTTTGgccattcaatttttttttttttttggagaaagccCCTCAAGTTATGGGCCAGTGGGACCACCCCCAAGGAACAAACCAGAATGCCTACACAGTACACACCCCCATGCTGAGCAGGCATCTGGTAAATTGCGTAGTACCTCAACTTACAGTCATTGcaagaaagaaacagagaaattTGAGGGAATACAATTATTCAAAACAGGAATGAGAGGGTGTTTTATAAGCACAATAACCATTTTGCACTTCTAACAAAATTGTCCAAAAAgcaaaatttcttttcttaataaaaattctacaaAACCAGTTAACAAAAACTCCAATGTCATAAGAAAGGTTCACCAGCTAGAACATAAATAAAGAACAACCAAACCTCAGATTCTAAACAAAATGGCTCTTCTCAAATTCTGTTTCTATAATGAGGCAGACTAGAAGACAGCCAGGCATGAAAGAACTTCACTTGAGGGGAATGAACCTGGAGGAGTGGGTAGCACCAATACCAGGCCTACCGTGCTTGACGGGCTTGTAAGAGATGGAGAATTCAGCAAGATAATGGCCAATCATTTCGGGCTTGATCTCAACCTGATTGAAGGTCTTGCCATTATAGACTCCAATTATGCTGCCAATCATCTCAGGAACAATAATCATGTTTCTCAGGTGGGTTCTCACTGGCTCAGGCTTCTCACCTTGTGGGGCCTCCCTTTTCTGTTCCAAagacaataaaaattagaatcACAAACCTCTTAGACAAACAAATTAAGCAAACAGTATACTAGTAAGCCTTTACCACAAAACTTGTAAACATTATTCATggaaattataattaatttacatGCCTAACATGAAACATAGAGCTTTGGAAGAATAGTGTTATTTCTACGGCTGAGATCTTAAACGTGTATAGATATTGATTCCATTACATCAAAGCAGTAATGAAACCAAGCACACCTTAAAGAACTTACTCAGAAATCATGTTTTGTTGTTAAATTTATGTTATACTTCCTAAACCATCCAGGAATGGCATAATAACAGGACCATGAGACAACGATTAACGGACAAGTTAGTGaaagaataaatataaataaaaataaaaatacaaccaCTATGGCTCTGAATTCTCATAAAATACCTTAAAGAAGGCCTCCATTTTAGTTGGGGGTGTGTAATACGgctataaattttacaaaagctTAGActtaaacaagataaaaaagtaTAAAGTTTGACCATGATTCTTATCCCACATTCACGTCCATGTCTCTTGATTCAACCATATGAAGTTCTTACCCAATCCTCAAAATAACATAGACAAACTAATCCCCAATCGAGCTCCAAAAGAGTCCACAGAATAATAAAGGGGGAAATGGGAGTTCTCAAACACATAAAACATTTGCTGATTCAAAAGTAAATCTGTTATAATGCTCTCACAGTCCTAGTCTATACTAAATCAGCCAcagaataaatatataaataaataacaaaatacccagattttcaaaatacccaaaatatcaaaatatgtaaaaatttaAAGAGATAAAGAGAGATGGTTACAGCTTTGCgcaatttcttgatcaaagccATGGGCTTTCGCTTCAAACCCCTCTGAAACCTACAAAATTCCACacacaaaattaataaaaacaattctaagacaaataaaaaatgaaagatgaAATATATGAAAGAGAAGAAAGGTACCTTCTGCGAGCTCTGGCAGTGAAGAGCTTGACGAGGTCGTCGGTGGACATGTCGAGAAGAGCATCCAAGTCGACGCCTCTGAAGCTGAACTTCTTGAACGTCCTCTTCTTTGGGGGCTGCCCAGCCACCGCCACATCAGCTTCCACATCCGCCTGAAACCAAAAACCCCCCATTGATCAAAAACAAGCACAGATTAacatacagagagagagagagagagagagagaggaggaggaggaggcgTTCTCACCATGATTTCGATTGGTtagatgagatgagatgagatgagaaATGCGGCGATTCAGAGAAACCCTAGTTCGCTGCTGCTGCTTGCTCTGGCTAATGTGAGACACCAGGTATGGGGAGTTGGGTATTTAATACTGGGCCACGGGGTTTGATGGGCCGGATCGGTCAGGCCATCCATTAGGGTTCTCTGATATGGGCTTGTGGCAGgcaattaggatttttttttttttgttgagaagaagGGAATTAGGGTTTAGATTGTCCAGAGAGTATTTTAAATTACTAGTATCCTATCTTAAGCACACATTTTGATATTTGtggatttaattttattactaaaatactaaccattttctcaaaacaaaaaaaaatcctaaccaaaaaaaaaaaaaggctaaaattctatacaaaataaaaaaggatggCTAAAAGTGTAGAATACAAGGTTTAATCTCAATTATAGTAATTGGAATTGGGACAAAGTTTAGTATGAAACTGGTTTGGAGTTATCTTTTCAAACTCACTACATgacaatttatataaactacccatgtgtataattattttttaataatttaatagttatatcTAGGAATGAAAGATTTGAACTCTGGATGTGTTGAAAACACAAGGAAGAGCAAACCAATTGAAATATAAGGCTCTTAGCTTCATATGTATTACTTAAATACGTCACACCACTCATTAGAAAAGTTATGTAACTAAAACTACATATGAATAATCTCTTCAATCATCACATAATGGGTTGAACGAACACAATTTCAAATTGATTTGGACTTAcaaacttttttcttaaaattgtaccGAGTATTAGGACAAAGCTTGTGTAaacgactaaattcttagttcaaAATAtgtcaaacaagtaaaatagtttcacaaatgcaaatttgtattgatgaatatgtggtacaattttctgtaattacaaaagagtgatcctctgattcgatctccttgaaagatttgttaattggaattgtggtaatataattttgattcgaacacaagatatccttcaatttggctgaggaatggattgaagatctttgaaacggaattacaatgaatctctggctatgagcttgttagaaattctttgttcttcgtgttctttgtgttcttcgtgtgttcttcgtgtgttcttcttttctgaaggtttgtggtggaagttcttcaggGCTTTAGAGGCTAGAATCCTTAGAGCTTCACTGATCTGTGGTTTGTTAAgatttctggaggcttttgagcttgatttcagtgacctttgagatctagactagtagtttggatgattttgcttcgaatgttgtttgtattcgaggctGAAGTTCCTGGAGGCTTCGTGGTTTGATTCcagcagagcttctggatttctaaACTCATGATATATTTTTCTGTTCGgccaaatgtcttaggaaggcttctatttataggagtttgggggtgggtaagcgacacgtggcggagtctgattggtgacacatgtcacagcctgattaGTCCGCTTAtatcatcgcttacatgtgctggattgcttgtgtcattgcttacacgtgctgggttgtttgtgtcatcgcttacgcatgctgatgcattttatgcatttatttcaatgacacttggcaaatttctattggtttctgaatagtgatagcaaaacctagcagcagtacgtagcgctttgtaattggttgtattttatGGACTTGATAGTATGATGTGTTAGCTTGtaataggtcgggaattttttctctctacaaatgccccctcaaGACTCATTCATGCACACcgttttggagtgtggtgagtgaatgagtcttgaaaaaaaatggatttttatacttgactcttctagtgaaatagctgaaggtggtggagcttttaacaggatgaagtaatttcagaagagtagacccaccctgatgaaaggctttgatgagaccGAGAAGGGGTCTACGAGTATTAGAATGTACTCACGTGACCGAGTTCTCTCAACAGAGGTTAAGTCgaagtaatttcaaaagagtGTTCAATGGTACTTGGAGTGGGTTTGTGAGgctgaaagttatttgcaagaagttgGATGTACTTGCAAGATTAAAACATTTCAGTAGAAGTTAagctgaggtaatttcagaagagtattttggatcgttggtggcgatcacagggtgtagaagatggagaagaagtaagaatgttggctgggtatagaatgcagagctctggagctagcctcccatttttaagaacttctggtgaagttatatctgaagggtatacttcaAATCACAGaaagaacatgtgggagtgtggttgaatgcGTATGTGTTATTGCATCActcaggttaagttgaggtaatttcagaagggatTCTGGGTGTGCTGATgttggtggtgaagaagatagaaatgaaaatgaagtgaaTGAGTGAAACATATGACACCATAGCACTGACCctgcatgctgaatgaggtCCGACAGCAAGTTGTTGAATACGCCTGTGTAACTGGACCATgctgacggacattaagttgaagtaattttagaagtatattttctgaaattcttcaagctgatcttaagttggagtaattccaaaAAGTGTGTTTTGAGGTACCAACAATGATGACCTTTGGGCTCCACGctggtggaaacatggaatgCGGCTTTGGCGACCATTTACTGACACCAAAGGCTgatttctgatgagctggtaccttagagatcattgtaagtgttggatgggagacaatttgtaggataccccaacacttttTACCACCTTCACCTAATGCAACTTGTTGGGAAAGCACAACAAAATGAAAggtggagctaacttgtgatcctggttttagaaaccagccaagttGCTGTTTGTTCTGAACCATTGCGTCTgatgggagaccaaacagttggaGAGAGACTACGGAAGCCCTGATCTTAGGAACAGGTGTCTCTGCTAGACTTAGATTTCCTGGCCAACCAAGTCCAAAGAAGCATGGAACGACAATGCAGACCTTGTTACGAGTAACTTTATGAACAAATGTGGTCATTAAgtaaggaaacaaaatttgtttgaatcctaaaacagcgatgatgttgtgagaaaggtttctactgaaccatgaaggggttgatttcaaactgattatgAAGCGATTTTGGTTGCTAGGTGTTGAGAATGACGAGGCCATAGTGAGAACTAGCTGTGAGAAagaggaattgaaaatttgaaagaaacaaatcttcatttcatgattcaGTGTATTTTTCTTGATGAGTTTTCGATGAATCCGACCATTCTATTTATAATGGAGAGATGAAGAACGGTAGTTGGGTAGTTAAGAATGGCGGACGAGACTTTTTGGTGAGAATGGTGGACGAGAACGGTAGGCATCGAATGGGAATGGTAGGTTGGAGATTGGTAGGCACCGACGGAAATGGTAggctgaagtagtgacccaatgtaattttaattttaagacatacttgtgagagttcatCTGTTctttgaaaggggagccttgatcaagtctaGGGGATAATCTTGagggaatccagaccaaatggatggatttcaaattatgatcttgagagcttaaattttggacaccgctaCTACTTTGGAGAAGTGGGTCAGATTGGTGGTTTCTATGTCTAAAACAAATAcgtagatttcaaaatcaaaatctttgtgaaaacctgataggacaagttttgctcgaacatcttgattttcggtcaaagtttacatcaaagccaatagttgtagaatcacactatttgagcaattttggattctcaaatgaataaatagaccccaaaattggaacgTACGCGAAAAATCGAGCAAGACAGGTCCATctaaaaaattttgacttttggtcaagatttgtgcaaaactcaactttttagaaattggactctTGTGCAAATTTCAAGTCTCAGTTGAAGAAACAGATCctaaaattggaaagtacgcgaaaaactgagtgGGACATGcccgttttgaaaattttgactttttgttgaaagcCAAAGTTCCAACTAGTTaaagcattttcttttttgttttttttttcaggcaGTCCGGATCTGGGTCAAATTTCCAGGCCAATCCGGGTCAAACCGGTTCGTGGAGGATGACGTCATCAGTGACGTCATCCGCCTGCACTTGGCGCGTGTGACGCGCGTGGGGGAGAAGAGCCTGCGCGTATGAGAGCGTGGAAGGTGAGGGTGGCACGTGGGAGTGCGTGACCTTGCTGCTGGGATCTCCGAAGCATTTGGTGGCGCGTGGCTTGGCATCTgaacctaaaatttttaagttttgtagATCTAAGGCCGTTGAAGAGCCCTGTATGgtcagttttgtgaaattgtgcacaaATTTGCACAGTTTTGATGGACTAAACCGGTGGTCATCACGAGCTTGTGGCGGCTCGTGGTGGCGCGTGGTTGATTTTTTGGACCtaaaaatttcaggttttgtagatcgaaggccgatagctctaatggtggcattagttttgtaaaattgttctcAGATTTGCGcagatttgaatgagaaacccgCGGGTCATTGAGAATTTGTGGCTGTGTATAGCAGTGCGTGGCTGGGTATCTAGGCCTGAAATTTTCATGTTTGGTGGATCAAAGGCTATAGAAGACTCCTGTGGATTGATTTTTGTGTCATCTTGTCAGAGGATTTagaaatttggaagagaagtTAGCAGGCATTGTTGGACTTGTTGCTATCTTCTTGTTTGTTCGAAGTCCTCAGAAGATTTttgtgggttgatttttgtgACATCTTGTCAGAGGATTTAGGAATTCAGAAGAGTAGACGGCGGACATTGTTGGACTGGTTGCCATCTTAGTCTACACTGTTCTGATAGTGTTTGACATCTCGAGTTTTCAAGGTTGGTAACACAGTCAGCTTTAACAGtaaataatgctagagatacaaataaTTTTGCAAACTGTTAATGTGGTGGGTAGTTGTTGGTATATAAACAAAAGTGATTTTAATGGTAGGTGTAGATATAAACCAACAAGAGGTTAATCACatcaaaaaaatgttgtaaaataatttgtggcgGTAGCATTACTCTCGAACAATATGCAGACTAGAACTCCATCGCAAGTCTAATGCAATAAATTCTTTTTGCCAACATGATCTTCTAGGCGCAGTTAACACAATATTCTCTGAGAGTATGGTTCTTTGCCTTTCCACAGCTCTCTGATAGTTTCCCAAGGCTCCTATATAAAGCCACGCAGGGCATGCACTAAGTTTTGTTCAATATGCTTTCAGTGGGTAACGTAATATAAGTGTAAAGAAACTatatttttacttcttttttatttattaattatttaattgttattattatttatttttattattttattttatttttattattatttttttcactctttttttttctactaataattttttttttaggtatcaTGATGCTTTTTTTCAAGGATTTGAAGATTGGTCAAGAACCAGCCTTGTTCATTTGTAAGGAGAAAGATGACAAGGATGCAAAGGCTACAACTTTGATTGTTCGCCCGCCCATAATTGGAAGATTTTCAGAGAGATGGGGTCATAACTCTTATCTTCTCCATTTGTCGAAATGGTCACAAGTTGTTCCCTCTGATGGCGGCTCTAACTTGGAGACAATTACCCTTCTTGCTTCGCATCACAAAAATGTTGCCAAATCAAAGCCGTACAACACTTTGGGACGAGAGATAATTGCAAAACGTGCCAATTGGGATTCTTCCTTTAGCACGAATGGAGGGTTTTCCTATTTCTCCCTTTATTGGGATTGGCTAGAAGATGTGCTTGGTTGGTGTAAACACCTCCTTGATGCGGTCCACCTTTACAATGCTGTCTTTACCTCCCTATTCACATATGATTATGATGAGAATCTCATGAAGGGGTTGTGCGAGTGTTGGAGTCCGTCTACCAATACCCTCTACACCTCAGTTGGGGAAATTTCTATCACACCATGGGATCTTTCCATTCTTGGCAGACTTCCTTGCACAGGTGCATTTTATGATGAAGTGGTACCCAATGCGCAAGAGCTAGATGGAACCAATGACCAAGGACGACCCTATCTACTGCACAGCTGTCGCTACCTTTTCATGGCGTATCATCACCTTCAAAACCGGATGAAAAGGCAAGGGAAAGTGAGTGTTCGTGACTGGATTACTTTTTGGTACATAGGAAACAACAAGTACCCAGCTCCCAAAAAACCAGAGAGATGGGCAACCATTCCCAAGTGTAGTCAGAATCCCTTTGGCGAGATAAACGAGCATGGATCATGGTTTGATAAAGAACACAGGGTCTTTGTAGATCTTCAAATTGAGGGTGACTTAAAGGAAGAGACTTACTTATCGGCACTTCTTTCCTGTTGGCTGTGCATATTTGTCTTTCCTAGCAAGGATCCGAATAGCATCTGTCTCGGCACTTTCAAGATTGCTAGTTCCATGGCCAATGGTCGTTCATTTGGCCTTGCTCCCCCAGTATTGGCTAGCATTTATCGTTGGCTTAACACCATTTCTTCCTCTCCTACTCTAAGCAAGTTTGGAGCTAGTTTTGCTATTCATTATGTTTACGCCTGGGTAGGTCATTTTTTCAGAAGCAACCGCATCATCCATGCCAAACTATCCAATCCTTTGATGACTAAATACTCCGGTGTAGGTTATGTCTCTCTGTTCAGTGAATTGTCCGCACAAAAGCATATACGAACTGCCACTGACTTCTTTTGGCATGAGACTGCTTTCAATAAAAGCTATAACCAGACATTCGTCGACAATGATCATTTATCCATTCAGAGTTTCGACTACTTTATGAGCCTTCGCTCGGGGTACTTGTCACTTCGATGTGAAGACCAACACATTGTAGAAGCATATAGCCCCCACAGATTCAGTCGGCGCTTTGGATTTCATCAAGACATTCCAAGTGACTTAAAGGAAGAAATTCATACAGGCTCTTAAAAAGATCTATACCAATTCTACCAATCTTTCACTTGCCGCAACATAGATTCCAAGGTACTCATTTTGGCTTTTGCATCAGACTTTGGAAGCCGGGTCAGACATAGCTACAAACAATGGTGGGAAGGAGTATGTAAAACTGATTTTACCAGAGGAACAAATTTTCTAGTTGAAATTGCCTCCTCCTCTGTTAAATCACTGACGTCCAACAAACCTCAGAAAGGAAAGAGTGATCTACAAGACTCATACATTCCACAACCCTTGTCAGAGTTTGCACAAAGTCAAAGCATCAAAGGTTCGCTTGCTGTACCAGTTAGGGAGGccattgaaatttttgaaaaggaGGTGTGTGATGACTTCGAACCCAATTGGAAACATTCGAAGAGTCCAATGAAAGGTGTTGATGCGGAGACTTCTACTGATCATGCACATCTTCTTACACATAATCAGTCTTCTACCTCAAAGCCATCTACGAAGAGTTTGGATTTCAAGAGGCGTAAGTTTATTGATGCTGGCACGTTGTCCAAATTTCTGATTGAGACAGAAATGACACCTCTCTCATCCTTGCAACCAATCAACCCTCTAGAAGTTTCTATATTTCAGGCCAAGGTGCATATTTCTTCCGTGCGTAGGCAAGGGGCTTCTATGCTGGGAGATGTTCTTTTAAATAGGCTTTCGAATCTTTCTATAGACAATATCCTCCCACAAGCTGAAGTACATGAAATTTATAGTGAGATTGAAAGTCTTGGAGTGGACcctcaatacttgtgcaaaaATGTTGACAAATATTGCAAGGGTGTTGTAGACTATTTGAAGATGAAAGAATCTCTGAATACACGACCAAGTCCTGTTATCTTAGTTCGACGTGAGGCTGAAGTTGAATTCCTCCTTGCTGAAGCATTGCATGAGAAGGCATCTTTGAAGACTGAGCTTGATACTGTTACTTTGAGGATGGCTAACTTGCAAACCGAGCTTGGCCAATTAGAACAATCATTGTCTCAAATCGAAACTCATCAAGTTGAACAAGACGACGTTGTGCAAGCTTTAGAAGAACAACTTGAAGAAGTCAAATCCGCTCCCGTTCTTGAAGACCAGGATATGGAGGCTTTAGAGAAGATACGAGCCTTGCTGGAAGATAGTCGTTCTAGTTTGAAAGACTTGAAATGGATGTCGtaatcttttgtattttaattccttTCATACGTGTCATCATGCTTTCCCCTGTACTATTTTCCTTTTGTCAATCAATAAAGAAGACTTattctttgcttctttcttttcatgttttaataataaa comes from Castanea sativa cultivar Marrone di Chiusa Pesio chromosome 3, ASM4071231v1 and encodes:
- the LOC142627740 gene encoding small ribosomal subunit protein uS19u-like, whose product is MADVEADVAVAGQPPKKRTFKKFSFRGVDLDALLDMSTDDLVKLFTARARRRFQRGLKRKPMALIKKLRKAKREAPQGEKPEPVRTHLRNMIIVPEMIGSIIGVYNGKTFNQVEIKPEMIGHYLAEFSISYKPVKHGRPGIGATHSSRFIPLK